The Thermomonospora amylolytica sequence GCCACCGGCAAGGCCGGCTTCTTCCTGTTCCTGTACCTGGAGGTGCTGGACGCCTCGTTCTCCTTCGACGGCGTCATCGGCGCCTTCGCGATCAGCACCGACCCGGTCGTCATCATGCTGGGCCTGGGCATCGGCGCCATGTACATCCGGTCGCTGACGGTGTTCCTGGTCCGCAAGGGCACCCTGCACGAGTACGTCTACCTCGAGCACGGGGCGCACTGGGCGATCGGCGCGCTGGCGGTCTGCATGCTGATCGGGATCGGCGCCCACGTGCCGGAGTGGATCACCGGCGGTCTGGGGGCCGCGCTGATCATCGCCGCGTTCCTGTCCTCGGTGCTGCGCAACCGGCGGGAGGACGGCGAGGAGAACGCCGCCGGCTCCGGCGAGAAGTCCGAACTGGAGTCCACGGGTGTGTCGGGCGGTTAGCTAGCCGGGCCCCTTCGTCATGTGTCATGTGTCCGCCGGGGCGCCCGCCCCGGCGGACACATGCGTCGGGCAGGGGGTTCGCCGACGGAAGGGACGCATCCGACCATGTCCGTCTCACTGCAGAAGGGGCAGAAGGTCCCGCTGGCCAAGCCGGGCGGCGGCGCGCTCAGCCGGGTCAGGATGGGCCTGGGCTGGGACGCGGTCGTCAGGAAGGGCCTGCTGCGCCGGGCCAGGCCGCAGTCGATCGATCTGGACGCCTCGTGCCTGCTGTTCGACGCCTCCGGCAACCTGGTGGACGCGGTCTGGTTCCGCCAGCTGCGCAGCAAGGACGGCGCCGTCCGGCACACCGGGGACAACCTGACCGGCGCCGGCGAGGGCGACGACGAGTCGATCACCGTGGACCTGGTCGCGCTGCCGGTCAACGTCGCCCAGCTGGTGTTCACCGTCAACTCCTTCACCGGGCAGGACTTCTCGCAGATCGCGAACGCGTTCTGCCGGCTGGTGGACGAGACCACCGGACGGGAGCTGGCCCGCTACGACCTGTCCGGGTCGGGGCCGCACACCGCGCAGATCATGGCGAAGGTCAGCCGGGACGGACGGGGCTGGTCGATGACCGCGATCGGGGCGACCGCCACCGGGCGCACCTTCCAGCACCTGCTGCCGGCGGTGACGGCCCACCTGTAGCCGCCGGTCACGGGGCCGGTGGGAGCCGACTCCCGCCGGCCCCTCGGCATGGGTGAGCATCGGCACACCCGGCTTCGGACCTGCCATAGGGCACAAAAGGTCACAAGTCCGTATATCGTCGGCGGTGCGCCGCGCGGTGCCGTCGAGATGTGGCCCGTTCGACCATGGAAAGGAATCGCTTCCATGCGACACTTCGACCACGTCTCCGCGGCCCGGCGCAAGCGCCTGTTCTATCGGCACCCCAGGTCGTTCGGGCGGGACGCCGACCCGCAGGTGCTGGCGGTGGCGCTGGGCGCCACCCTCTACAGCCCCGCCACCCGTCCCACGCTGGTCGACGACATCGCCAAGGCGGCCCGGCGCGGCGTGATGAGCATGGTGGTGTGCCTGGAGGACGCCATCCCCGACGACGAGGTGCCCGTCGCCGAGGACAACCTGGTCGCGCAGGTGCACCGGGTGCACCGCACCGGGATCCCCGCCCCGCTGCTGTTCATCCGGGTGCGCAGGCCCGAGCAGATCGGCGACCTGACCCGGCGGCTGGGCGACGCGATCGAGCTGGTCAGCGGGTTCGTGCTGCCGAAGTTCACCGCCGTCGCCGGGGAGGCGTTCCTGGACGCGCTGCGGGAGGCGTCCGCGCAGGCGCCGCGCCCGCTGCTGGCCATGCCGGTGATCGAGAGCCGGGAGGCGGTGTACCGGGAGACCCGCACCGAGATGCTGCACGACGTGGCGCGGCTGCTGGCCAAGCACGCCGACCTGGTGCTGGCGGTACGGCTGGGGGCCACCGACATGTGCGCCGCCTACGGCCTGCGCCGCCCGCCCGACCTGACCATCTACGACATCCACCCGGTGGCCAGCGTGATCGCCGACGTGGTGAACGTGCTGGGCCGCGCCGACGGCAGCGGCTTCGTGGTCACCGGCCCGGTCTGGGAGTACTTCTCGGCCGGGGAGCGGCTGTTCAAGCCCCAGCTCCGGCAGGCCCCGTTCGAACGCCGCCACGCCACGGGGCTGCGCCAGCACATCATCAGCGCCGAACTCGACGGGCTGATCCGCGAGGTCCATCTGGACAAGGCCAACGGGCTGATCGGCAAGACCGTGATCCATCCGTCCCACGTCCCGGCGGTGCACGCGCTGTCGGTGGTGACCCACGAGGAGTACTGCGACGCCGCCGACATCCTCGGGGTGACCGGCGGGGGCGCGATGGCCAGCAGCTACGCCAACAAGATGAACGAGGCCAAACCGCACCGCGCGTGGGCCGAACGGCTGATGCTGCGCGCCCAGGTGTTCGGGGTGGCCGCCGAGGACGTCACGTTCGTGGAACTGCTCGAAGCGGCGGGCACCGCGTGAGCGAGGAACGAGTGAGCACGCGACGAGGAAGGCCGGCGCCTTCGGGCGCGCCGCAGGCGAGCGGGGAGCAGGTGTGAGCGGCTGGACCGGGGCCTGGGTGACCGAACGCCTGGGGGTGCGGCTGGCCGACGCCGACCGTCCGTTCGGCGTCGGGCTGGCGGATCTGGTGGGCCTGGCGGTCCGTCGCAATCCCCGCCGCGCCCACCTGCTGGTGTCCACCGTTCTGGGCAAGCACGTACCCACCGACCCGCGCCTGGTGTACGGCGCGGGCCTGCTGCTGGGCCGCCGGATCGCGGGCCTGCCCGCCGCCACGGAGACCACCGTCGGCGACGCCCTGCGCCACGCCCTGTCGCCCGCCCACCTCACACCGCCGGGTGCGGCGTCCGGCGGTGACGGCACGGCCCGGACGGATGCGGCGGCTCGGCTGCGGGACGCGTTGACCGGCGCGCCGGGGGCGGAGGTGCCCGCGCTGGTGATCGGGTACGCGGAGACGGCGACGGCGCTGGGGCACGCGGTGGCCGACGCGCTGGGGGACGCCGTCTACCTGCATTCGACCCGCCGTCCGGTGGACGGGGTCGCGCCGTACGGAGGGTTCGAGGAGGAGCACAGCCACGCCACCAGT is a genomic window containing:
- a CDS encoding TerD family protein translates to MSVSLQKGQKVPLAKPGGGALSRVRMGLGWDAVVRKGLLRRARPQSIDLDASCLLFDASGNLVDAVWFRQLRSKDGAVRHTGDNLTGAGEGDDESITVDLVALPVNVAQLVFTVNSFTGQDFSQIANAFCRLVDETTGRELARYDLSGSGPHTAQIMAKVSRDGRGWSMTAIGATATGRTFQHLLPAVTAHL
- a CDS encoding HpcH/HpaI aldolase/citrate lyase family protein, translating into MRHFDHVSAARRKRLFYRHPRSFGRDADPQVLAVALGATLYSPATRPTLVDDIAKAARRGVMSMVVCLEDAIPDDEVPVAEDNLVAQVHRVHRTGIPAPLLFIRVRRPEQIGDLTRRLGDAIELVSGFVLPKFTAVAGEAFLDALREASAQAPRPLLAMPVIESREAVYRETRTEMLHDVARLLAKHADLVLAVRLGATDMCAAYGLRRPPDLTIYDIHPVASVIADVVNVLGRADGSGFVVTGPVWEYFSAGERLFKPQLRQAPFERRHATGLRQHIISAELDGLIREVHLDKANGLIGKTVIHPSHVPAVHALSVVTHEEYCDAADILGVTGGGAMASSYANKMNEAKPHRAWAERLMLRAQVFGVAAEDVTFVELLEAAGTA